Proteins encoded by one window of Armatimonadota bacterium:
- a CDS encoding extracellular solute-binding protein: MLIRAEDDRIELVLSRRAFLRLGAAAAGAAVFGRLAGVPGGSPAAAAAAPVSDLNLLFAGGTWKEYFERIYARPFEKAKGARVVFSVGDSAQQISRVIAERDNQRFDMIHIHQYAAAQLNELGLLVPPDPRTVTNLKDVDEAFRFPYFVGKVLAPFGLAVNTRRAPKKVTSWKDLWDPAFTGRVAIPKWEWVGNTWFYAVNRVWGGTETNIDPGIAKCRELVRTNRAVIMNNVEHGIALLTSEETWIQPFYTARTEQARDAGAPVEFVFPSEGGLNWTFNLGIIRGRSPASTALAQEFLNFTLDPVQQAQFGILTGYPPTNRRAQALLPRNSNVLLTPEQMANLGRMRFDIKAMLANRDRHAERWNKEVLG; this comes from the coding sequence ATGCTGATCAGGGCAGAAGACGATCGGATCGAGCTGGTCCTCAGCCGGAGGGCGTTCCTGCGGCTGGGCGCGGCCGCGGCCGGCGCGGCGGTCTTCGGCCGGCTGGCCGGAGTGCCGGGCGGGAGCCCGGCCGCGGCGGCCGCCGCCCCGGTCTCGGACCTGAACCTGCTGTTCGCCGGGGGAACGTGGAAGGAGTACTTCGAGCGGATCTACGCCCGGCCCTTCGAGAAGGCGAAGGGAGCGCGGGTGGTCTTCAGCGTCGGCGACTCGGCCCAGCAGATCTCGCGGGTCATCGCCGAACGCGACAACCAGCGGTTCGACATGATCCACATCCACCAGTATGCCGCGGCCCAGTTGAACGAACTGGGACTGCTCGTGCCCCCGGACCCGCGGACCGTCACGAATCTCAAAGATGTCGACGAGGCCTTTCGCTTCCCGTACTTTGTCGGCAAGGTGCTGGCGCCCTTCGGCCTGGCCGTGAATACCCGTCGGGCGCCGAAGAAGGTGACCTCCTGGAAGGACCTCTGGGATCCCGCCTTTACCGGCCGGGTGGCCATCCCGAAATGGGAGTGGGTGGGCAATACCTGGTTCTACGCCGTCAACCGGGTCTGGGGCGGCACCGAGACGAACATCGACCCGGGCATTGCCAAGTGCCGCGAGCTGGTGCGCACCAACCGCGCCGTGATCATGAACAACGTCGAGCACGGCATCGCCCTGCTGACGAGCGAAGAGACCTGGATCCAGCCCTTCTACACCGCCCGCACCGAGCAGGCCCGCGACGCCGGGGCGCCGGTGGAGTTCGTCTTCCCCTCCGAGGGGGGGCTGAACTGGACCTTCAACCTGGGGATCATCCGGGGACGCAGCCCCGCCAGCACCGCGCTGGCTCAGGAGTTCCTCAACTTCACGCTGGATCCGGTGCAGCAGGCGCAGTTCGGCATCCTCACCGGCTATCCGCCGACGAACCGGCGGGCCCAGGCGCTGCTTCCGCGCAACTCCAACGTCCTGCTCACTCCGGAGCAGATGGCCAACCTGGGCCGGATGCGCTTTGACATCAAGGCCATGCTGGCCAACCGCGACCGGCACGCGGAGCGCTGGAACAAGGAGGTCCTCGGCTGA
- a CDS encoding ABC transporter ATP-binding protein — MAVPLTLAGVQKYYGHVLGVGPVSLEVAPGEFVSLLGPSGCGKTTTLRLIAGLERPTAGSIRIGDEDVTGVPSYRRNIGLVFQNYALFPHLSVFDNVAFGLRYRAVTGAEARRRVAEALELVGLAGYEQRLPRQLSGGQQQRVALARAVVINPRILLLDEPLSNLDLALRQRMQAEIKRIQREVGITTVYVTHDQTEAFGLSDRIAVLFHGRLHQYARPDELYERPATPEVADFIGETNTLHGRLRRDRGRVVFTTTRGTELVVSPEHVPAGEERVRLFIRPHRVRFLPPGAEAEGPNLFEATVERLIFGGDVLRATVRLRQGDVVQISAHNRRETRAALQQGSLRIQLLPQDLQVFPSNGREADRVSVR, encoded by the coding sequence ATGGCCGTCCCCCTGACGCTGGCGGGGGTCCAGAAGTACTACGGCCACGTGCTTGGGGTGGGACCGGTCAGCCTCGAGGTGGCCCCCGGGGAGTTCGTCTCCCTCCTCGGCCCCTCCGGGTGCGGGAAGACGACGACGCTGCGCCTCATCGCCGGGCTGGAGCGGCCCACGGCCGGATCGATCCGCATCGGCGACGAGGACGTGACCGGCGTGCCCAGCTATCGCCGCAACATCGGGCTGGTCTTCCAGAACTACGCGCTCTTCCCCCACCTCTCCGTCTTCGACAACGTCGCCTTCGGGCTCCGCTACCGCGCGGTGACCGGCGCGGAGGCGCGGCGGCGCGTGGCCGAGGCGCTGGAGCTGGTGGGGCTGGCCGGCTACGAACAGCGGTTGCCGCGGCAGCTCTCCGGCGGCCAGCAGCAACGCGTGGCATTGGCCCGCGCCGTCGTGATCAACCCGCGCATCCTGCTGCTGGACGAGCCGCTGAGCAACCTCGACCTGGCCCTGCGTCAGCGGATGCAGGCCGAGATCAAGCGCATTCAACGCGAGGTGGGCATCACCACCGTCTACGTCACCCACGATCAGACCGAGGCCTTCGGCCTTTCGGACCGCATCGCCGTGCTCTTCCACGGCCGCCTCCACCAGTACGCCCGGCCGGACGAACTGTACGAGCGCCCGGCGACGCCCGAGGTCGCGGATTTCATCGGCGAGACGAATACCCTGCACGGCCGGCTGCGCCGCGACCGCGGCCGGGTCGTCTTCACCACGACCCGGGGCACGGAGCTCGTGGTCTCCCCCGAGCATGTGCCCGCCGGCGAGGAACGCGTGCGCCTGTTCATCCGACCGCACCGCGTTCGCTTCCTCCCGCCGGGGGCGGAGGCGGAGGGCCCCAACCTCTTCGAAGCGACCGTGGAGCGCCTGATCTTCGGCGGCGACGTGCTGCGGGCCACCGTGCGCCTCCGGCAGGGCGATGTCGTTCAGATCAGCGCCCACAACCGCCGGGAGACTCGCGCCGCCCTGCAACAGGGGTCGCTGCGGATCCAGCTTCTGCCCCAAGACCTGCAGGTGTTTCCCTCCAACGGAAGGGAGGCCGACCGTGTTTCAGTTCGGTGA